From the genome of Bacteroidota bacterium:
ATTCGGAGCCGTAGGCCCAGCCGTTTCCTTGGACGACTTTGGTTTGCCAATCGCTGCTTTCCGTGAAAAATGCCGCTCCTTCTTTGTATTCGACGAGGCCGGTCATGTATTTGTAGTAGCCTTCGACGCTGAATTCCAGGCCTTGATCCTTGAATGTGCGGGCGATGCCGACGGCACCTTGGTAAGCGGTCTGTGGCGTAATGGTTTTGGTACTCGGCACCCAAAGATCGGTTGGCAAGCCGACGCTCGCATTGGTGAGCAGGTGCACATATTGGTACATGGTCGAGAAGGAGGCCTTGGCTGCCCAGTTTTCGTCGATCATCAAGCGGTAACTGAGGCGCGGTTGCAGTGAACGGTAAAATTCGCCATCGACCAAAAACCCGGAGGCATGAAGGCCCAAATTCATCTTTTGGCGGCTGCCGATCTTAAAATCGTCTTCGATATAAACCCCGAATTCATTGGCATTGATCGGCGTTGCGCCCAGGACCGTGTCGATGTTGAATCCGCCCGATTCAATCACCAAATTGCTCACGCCCGGGGTGTATCTGTGGTTGATGCCGTAGCCGCCAAAACGCACAAAATGGTTGGGTGATGGATACCAATCAAAATCCGCCTTGCCATTCCAATCCCGGATGCCGGAATCGTAGCCCAATGCAAAGCGGTTGGTGATGGTTTGGCCATTCGCAGTTTCTGAATCGGATTGGTCAGCGCCGACTCTGAAACGGAAGGTGCTGTAGGTCGCGGCAAAATTGGCGAATAGCTTGTCGTTGAAGAGGTGGTTCCAGCGCAAGGCTGCAATTTTGTTGCCCCATCCCAGATCGAATTTCGTTTGGGAAGCATATTCGATTCCGTTGAAATTCTCGGTTTGCTTGTCCGAGAGGTAGGCTTTGTCGTTGCCGCCATAGAAGCTGGCATAGAGGCGATTTTTGTCGTTGAAGCGGTGATTGACCTTGGCAACGGCATCGTAGAAGTAGTAGCCGGCGCGGGTGTTGCCGCCGGAGGATGCCGCGATCAGTGGTTGCGCCAACAGGTCAATGTAGGTGCGGCGCGCGGAGACCATCAGCGAAGTTTTGTCCTTCCAAATCGGCCCTTCGATGGTGAGCTTGGATGCGACAATGCCTACGCTGCCTTCGCCATGCCACTTTTTCATGTTGCCGTCCTTGAGGCTGATGTCAATCACAGAACTCAAGCGACCGCCATACCGGGCTGGAAATCCGCCTTTGATCAGGCTCACGTTGCTGATCGCATCCGCCGGAAACACCGAGAAAAATCCGAACAGGTGGGAAACATTGTAAACCGGAACGCCGTCGAGCAAAATGAGATTTTGGTCAGGACCGCCACCGCGCACATAAAATCCTGTACTGCCTTCGTTGCCCGATTGCACGCCGGGAAGCAATTGCAGGGCTTTGATCACGTCCACCTCGCCCATGAGCGCCGGGATTTTTTTGATCATTTCCACCGGCACATCGATTTGGCTCATCTGCGAATTTTCAGCGATGTCCTTTTCGCCAGTGATTTGAACGTCGTCCAATTGCACGCCCTCGGGCTCGAGGGCTACCGTGATTGTGGTATCGCCTTTGAGGCTGAACCCGGTCGTAAACGTTTTGTAGCCGACATAGGAGCAGGAAAGCGCAACGTCACCACCTTCCGTGGTAATGCTGTAAAATCCGTAGGCGTTTGTGATCGCGCCTTCTTTCCGTTGCGGGTCAAAAACACGGGCGCTGATGAGCTTTTCGCCGGATTGGGCATCAGTCACGAAGCCGCTAATTGTAAATTTCTGGGCGTTGCTGCTGAACCACAACAGGCAAAACAATACCAAAAGAGAGATTTTTTTCATGCAGGAGATCGATCAATCAAGCAATTGAGGGCAAAGTTGGGCAAGCCGATTCGGCCAAGTTAGGTCAAAATTTTGACCAAGGTCTTCCGGGGGTTCTTTCTTTTTCACCGGTTATTTGATGAGATTACCGGTCAAATGGTTGCACAAGAGATAATTTTCTGGTTGATCGTCGGTTGGATCGCCGTTGCGGTGGGGACATTCGTGGCCCTGCAATTCGTGGCTGCGCCTTATGGCCGGCACGTCAAACCGGGTTGGGGGCCCACGGTTTCCAATCGGCTGGGATGGCTCCTGATGGAAATGCCGGGGTTGATCTTGGTGCCGTTACTTTTTTTTCTGGGCAATGGCGAAAAATCGATCGTGCATTACGTTTTGGTCGGCTGCTATGTCGCGCATTACATCCACCGTGATCTGATTTACCCGTTTCGCACGAAAACCCAAGGCAAACGCATGCCGATCGCGATCATGTCTTCGGCGATTTTCTTCAACTTGGTCAA
Proteins encoded in this window:
- a CDS encoding TonB-dependent receptor plug domain-containing protein — its product is MKKISLLVLFCLLWFSSNAQKFTISGFVTDAQSGEKLISARVFDPQRKEGAITNAYGFYSITTEGGDVALSCSYVGYKTFTTGFSLKGDTTITVALEPEGVQLDDVQITGEKDIAENSQMSQIDVPVEMIKKIPALMGEVDVIKALQLLPGVQSGNEGSTGFYVRGGGPDQNLILLDGVPVYNVSHLFGFFSVFPADAISNVSLIKGGFPARYGGRLSSVIDISLKDGNMKKWHGEGSVGIVASKLTIEGPIWKDKTSLMVSARRTYIDLLAQPLIAASSGGNTRAGYYFYDAVAKVNHRFNDKNRLYASFYGGNDKAYLSDKQTENFNGIEYASQTKFDLGWGNKIAALRWNHLFNDKLFANFAATYSTFRFRVGADQSDSETANGQTITNRFALGYDSGIRDWNGKADFDWYPSPNHFVRFGGYGINHRYTPGVSNLVIESGGFNIDTVLGATPINANEFGVYIEDDFKIGSRQKMNLGLHASGFLVDGEFYRSLQPRLSYRLMIDENWAAKASFSTMYQYVHLLTNASVGLPTDLWVPSTKTITPQTAYQGAVGIARTFKDQGLEFSVEGYYKYMTGLVEYKEGAAFFTESSDWQTKVVQGNGWAYGSEFFLQKKFGKTTGWIGYTLSWNKRKFEELNHGNVYPYKYDRRHDASLVIAHEFNKKVDVGLVWVFGTGNATTLPVASYQGNAMNQLSQLGYPTTVDYISSRNGYRLNPYHRLDLSLNLNKELKRFTRTWSFSVYNTYSRRNPYFLYFDNDPRTGLRVLKQVSLFPIIPSVAYRFKF